CATAACCGGGGTGGTCAACAGGGGCGGGACGGGGAATGTGACGAAAAAAAGTTTGAAGACCGGCGAGGAGAGCGTCATAAGGGCGGCGGTGGCGGCCCTTGCCCATCTTAAATGAGCTTCGCGCCTTAGCCTGAGGGTGTTTCTATTTCTGGACTACCGTCTGGGATTATTGAGCCCTAATGTTGCACAGGGCCGCATATATCGTTAACCGTGCGGCAGCACATTTCTAAATTGGCTTGACTTGTACGCCGGGAAAATATTAACATATCCGGATTGCAACTGTCTTATATTGATCCCAGGTAGCTCAGCTGGTAGAGCAGGTGGCTGTTAACCACCCTGTCGGGGGTTCGAATCCCTCCCTGGGAGCCAAAAAAATAAACGGGGTCCCACGGAGTGGGGCCCCATTATTTTTGTCGTCCTGGTTGGATTCGAACCCTCCGCCGGAGGCGGACCGGGTTCGACCGGGAGCCCGCCGCAGCCGCAGGCGAGGCGGGCAACACGAATGGGAATCTACCTTACCGGTGCCGACCCGTACGGGTCGGCATATCCCTCCCTGGGAGCCATGCTTTACGCCTTGTAAATCTTCAGCCCGGTACACGCCCCAATCTGTTCGAAGTCACTGTCCTTATGCAGGAGGGTAAGGTTGTTTTCAATACATATCGCCGCGATGATGCAGTCGACCGTCTTTCTGACGGTCTTGCCCTTTTTCCTGCAATCCCTGTAGATCCCGGCCGCCTTCAGGTAGGTCTCCGTGCCCTTCGGTCTATGTACGGGGAATTCAAGGAGGTAGTCCTTAACGGTCTTGAAGTCTTTGTCTTCTTTTATGCCCTGGAGAATCTCCGTAAGGATTATCTCCGTAATGGAGATATCCTCATCGTCTTCTATGAGCCTGTGGAGCGCCCGTCGCTCACGGGAGTTAACGCCCCGCAGGAAATCCACCCATACGCTCGTGTCCACAAGGATCATGCCCGGCTCTTCCTCATCTCACCGAGCTCGCCCGTCCACTTCACCTTGCCCTCGACCTCAAGGAGCTTTCTCCTCTTTATCTTGCTCACGAGCTCCTTGAGGGCGTAATTCACAAGCTCCTTCTTGGTCTTTTTGTGGGTGAGCTTCATTGCTTCGTCCACAAGCTTTTCGTCAAGCTCGATGTTTGTCCTTAGCATACAGAGTATTCCTCCTTTTTAGGCATACACAAAGTATAGCAGATTTGTGTGTATGTGGCAAGTGGGAAAAACAGCGAAGCCGCCCTGGGTTCGACCGGGTGCTCGCCGCCACCCTGAGGGTGTTTCAATTTCGTTATGACCGCTTGTGGCAACGGGGTTTAAGCTACACAAGGGCCGCATATACGTTAACCGTGCGGCAGCACCACCTGCGGTGGAGCAACGGTTGAAGATAGGCCTATGCTTTGCATGACTCGGAGGAGTTCGGTTCGTTTATTGTCGTGCCCGGGCACC
This is a stretch of genomic DNA from Thermodesulfobacteriota bacterium. It encodes these proteins:
- a CDS encoding PIN domain nuclease, with protein sequence MILVDTSVWVDFLRGVNSRERRALHRLIEDDEDISITEIILTEILQGIKEDKDFKTVKDYLLEFPVHRPKGTETYLKAAGIYRDCRKKGKTVRKTVDCIIAAICIENNLTLLHKDSDFEQIGACTGLKIYKA
- a CDS encoding type II toxin-antitoxin system VapB family antitoxin gives rise to the protein MLRTNIELDEKLVDEAMKLTHKKTKKELVNYALKELVSKIKRRKLLEVEGKVKWTGELGEMRKSRA